The Naumovozyma dairenensis CBS 421 chromosome 1, complete genome genome includes a region encoding these proteins:
- the CCT5 gene encoding chaperonin-containing T-complex subunit CCT5 (similar to Saccharomyces cerevisiae CCT5 (YJR064W); ancestral locus Anc_1.513) has translation MAQPQTMAMPDLSNAIVAQDEMGRPFIIVKDQGNKKRQNGIEAKKSHILAARSVASIIKTSLGPRGLDKILISPDGDITITNDGATILSQMELDNEIAKLLVQLSKSQDEEIGDGTTGVVVLASALLDQALELIEKGIHPIKIANGFDEAAKLAIQTLEEKGTDDIMLNENDQLFNDYLFKAAKTSLGSKIVSKNHDMFAQMAVDAVTSVMNKERKDVDFDLIRLQGRVGGSLKDSKLINGVILDKDFSHPQMPTVVLPKEGEDGVKLAILTCPFEPPKPKTKHKLDISSVEEYQKLQTYEQDKFKEMINFVKEAGADVVICQWGFDDEANHLLLQNELPAVRWVGGQELEQIAISTNGRIVPRFQDLTKEKLGTCAKVYELEFGTTKDRMLVIEQLKDSKTVTCFLRGSNKMIVDEAQRALHDSLCVVRNLVKDSRVVYGGGAAEVTMSLAVSEEADRQRGIDQYAFRAFAEALDTIPMTLAENSGLDPIETLSNLKSKHVKENISCVGVDCLGKGTNDMKELFIVDPFIGKKQQVLLATQLCRMILKIDNVIISGKDEY, from the coding sequence ATGGCACAACCTCAAACAATGGCAATGCCAGATTTATCAAACGCAATCGTAGCCCAAGATGAAATGGGTAGACCCTTCATCATCGTAAAAGACCAAGGCAATAAAAAGAGGCAAAACGGTATCGAAGCCAAAAAATCCCACATCCTTGCTGCTAGATCCGTCGCTTCCATCATCAAGACATCATTGGGGCCTCGTGGTCTTGATAAGATCTTAATCTCTCCAGATGGTGATATCACAATTACTAATGATGGTGCTACCATTTTATCTCAAATGGAAttagataatgaaattgcTAAATTGTTAGTACAATTATCTAAATCtcaagatgaagaaatcgGTGATGGTACTACTGGTGTTGTCGTATTGGCTAGTGCTTTATTAGATCAAGCTTtggaattgattgaaaagGGGATTCATCCAATTAAAATCGCTAATGGGTTCGATGAAGCTGCTAAATTGGCTATTCAAACTTTGGAAGAAAAGGGAACTGATGATATTATgttgaatgaaaatgatcaaCTCTTTAATGATTATCTTTTTAAAGCTGCAAAAACTTCTTTAGGGTCTAAGATTGTCTCGAAAAATCATGATATGTTCGCTCAAATGGCTGTAGATGCTGTCACTAGTGTTATGAATaaggaaaggaaagatGTAGATTTCGATTTGATTAGATTACAAGGTAGAGTAGGTGgttctttgaaagattctaaattaattaatggtGTTATACTTGATAAAGATTTCTCTCATCCACAAATGCCAACTGTGGTGCTACCTAAGGAAGGCGAAGATGGCGTAAAATTGGCCATTTTAACTTGTCCCTTTGAACCACCAAAACCAAAGACTAAACATAAACTAGATATATCATCAGTTGAAGAATATCAAAAGTTACAAACTTATGAACAggataaatttaaagaaatgataaatttcgTCAAAGAAGCAGGTGCAGATGTCGTCATATGTCAATGGGGGTTCGACGATGAAGcaaatcatcttcttttacaaaatgaattaCCTGCAGTAAGATGGGTAGGTGGCCAAGAATTAGAACAAATTGCTATCTCTACAAATGGTAGAATCGTTCCAAGATTCCAAGATTtaacaaaggaaaaattagGTACATGTGCCAAAGTTTatgaattagaatttgGTACTACAAAGGATAGAATGTTAGTCattgaacaattaaaagattCCAAAACTGTAACATGTTTTCTACGTGGTTCCAATAAGATGATAGTGGATGAAGCTCAACGTGCATTACATGATTCCCTTTGTGTAGTACGTAATTTAGTGAAAGATTCTCGTGTAGTTTATGGTGGTGGTGCTGCAGAAGTGACAATGTCTCTAGCAGTCTCAGAGGAAGCTGATAGACAACGTGGTATTGATCAATATGCCTTCCGTGCATTTGCTGAAGCTTTAGATACAATCCCAATGACTTTAGCTGAAAATTCTGGGTTAGATCCAATTGAAactttatctaatttaaAAAGTAAACACGTTAAGGAAAACATTTCGTGTGTAGGTGTTGATTGTTTAGGTAAAGGTACGAATGATATGAAGGAATTATTTATAGTTGATCCATTCATTGGTAAAAAGCAACAAGTCTTATTGGCCACTCAATTGTGTAGgatgattttgaagatCGATAATGTCATTATAAGTGGTAAAGATGAATATTAA
- the CBF1 gene encoding Cbf1p (similar to Saccharomyces cerevisiae CBF1 (YJR060W); ancestral locus Anc_1.508), whose product MLPDEGKPVLKKQRIDTELNVTLTDEGNIDSALLNEDTVSGIGGLSSSSRTETAHHHYEQQSDESAGANNDNDGNSEEVTAAEAEAAAAAVANATYSELIHHQDNDELEGTADGTNDDNNASNDENTVMDHADKDNEVQANDLDLEPDLIARRHSEEIRNIQEDIEKHQNETNAALRQLTGTDNNNKIPGLNDDHTDEGDDREEGNNNRSSADDRPNSEQTRILGRRGRKPLGTSAEERRESHKEVEKRRRKNINDAINVLSELLPVTESNKAAILTRAAEYIGKLKETEKANIEKWTLQKLLAEQQASQLATANEKLQAELKKAYKQIESLERKLRHLNEKTEVGIELSDNMEV is encoded by the coding sequence atgcTTCCAGACGAAGGAAAACCAGTCttaaagaaacaaagaatCGACACCGAATTGAACGTTACCTTGACAGATGAAGGGAACATTGATTCTGcattattgaatgaagaTACAGTTTCCGGCATAGGCGGCCtgtcatcatcttcaagaACTGAAACTgctcatcatcattatgaGCAGCAATCTGATGAAAGCGCTGGTGCGaacaatgataatgatggtaaTTCAGAGGAAGTAACCGCTGCAGAAGCAGAGGCTGCTGCCGCAGCTGTTGCTAATGCTACTTATAGTGAGttgattcatcatcaagataatgatgaactGGAAGGGACCGCTGATGGTACCAATGATGACAATAATGCTagtaatgatgaaaatactGTAATGGATCATGCggataaagataatgaagTTCAGGCCAATGATCTTGATTTGGAACCTGACTTAATTGCACGCCGTCATTCAGAAGAAATTAGGAATATTCAAGAAGACATTGAGAAACATCAAAACGAAACTAATGCAGCCTTGCGTCAATTAACTGGaacagataataataataagatacCGGGCCTTAATGACGACCATACAGATGAAGGTGATGATCGTGAAGAAGGGAATAATAATCGTAGTTCTGCAGATGATAGACCTAATTCTGAACAAACAAGAATATTGGGACGTAGAGGGCGCAAACCTTTAGGAACTTCAGCAGAAGAACGAAGAGAATCACACAAGGAAGTTGAAAAACGTCGTCGAAAGAATATCAATGATGCTATCAATGTTCTAAGCGAATTATTACCTGTCACAGAATCCAATAAGGCAGCTATTTTAACAAGAGCAGCTGAATATATCGGTAAATTAAAGGAAACTGAAAAGgctaatattgaaaaatggacGTTACAAAAGCTATTAGCTGAACAACAAGCTTCACAATTAGCAACTGCCAATGAGAAACTTCAAGCAGAATTAAAAAAGGCTTATAAGCAAATTGAATCacttgaaagaaaattaagACACTTGAATGAGAAAACTGAAGTAGGAATAGAGCTGTCTGACAATATGGAAGTTTAA
- the PTK2 gene encoding protein kinase PTK2 (similar to Saccharomyces cerevisiae PTK2 (YJR059W) and PTK1 (YKL198C); ancestral locus Anc_1.507), with product MSPSNPNKSSSSINPHKSPSMMALKMLGKKLLSSKPHVEPGHIIDNIGSSNITPSRRGPPGNNLNNSLGHRSGRNRSPSLLQKKHLGQREPHGAIAIASVESSSQLSDLIAHSHNPFVPQSTETTNVRKLPAHPDKERTAHTHHVETPHRSQSFATHHLPNENIVYNPYGLNPLAPNRPDTAFAATSKQQNDLSFYLHDGDAKIRMLPLPIEDPNDFLPDNMKQYSVHLMDNFVFDTDNKTIGSGGSCEVRKVKSAYRQKEIYALEKINMIYDETPEKFYKRCSKEFIIAKTLSHNIHICHSFYLLKVPTTTYTTRGWGFIMELGVKDLFQLIEKSGWKNVPINEKYCIFKQIAEAVKFCHDQGIAHRDLKPENVLLSKDGICKLADFGISDWYHKDPNDLTSPIKSCEGMIGSPPYTPPEVMYWDSKKHYPKELQKPYNPLRMDCYALGIILFTLVNNIIPFIDSCNTDPRFRDFENAYNNYINHQNPHFRDKGNYKPGPGPEYRLAKNFKSADASRVVWRLSDPNPETRYTMDDLFDDPWFQSIETCVEPDAENPVPLPELRKSTTQDHDFFLHDNDSKDEMDSQSIISSTSISDNEHTSNPFLKNKPKTRSMLEIAESPILPKVSTKSKHSSKKPLFTLDEEKNKKSRNDEETVKGDEDAEDSGKEQPTMDSILEKPTPSNTVINSLENSMVNNNKSKVLIPHQSPNIGALSISRHNSIKSPMRRGTPERSSSSQLSSSSSQRSIEMTSNKKKKVIHHHLDVQSTVTAVPSMLSLSSR from the coding sequence ATGTCGCCATCGAAtccaaataaatcatcaagTTCTATTAATCCACATAAGAGCCCATCAATGATGGCTCTGAAGATGTTGGGGAAGAAACTACTAAGTTCAAAACCACATGTAGAACCTGGCCACATCATAGATAATATCGGCAGTAGTAATATCACACCTTCAAGGAGGGGCCCACCTGGTAACAATTTAAACAATAGTCTTGGCCATAGAAGCGGTAGGAACAGATCTCCCTCATTATTACAAAAGAAACATTTAGGACAAAGGGAACCACATGGAGCTATCGCAATCGCATCCGTAGAATCATCAAGTCAACTGTCTGATCTTATTGCACATAGTCATAACCCCTTCGTCCCTCAATCAACGGAAACAACCAACGTACGTAAATTACCGGCACATCCtgataaagaaagaacTGCTCATACACATCATGTGGAAACACCTCATCGGTCCCAAAGTTTTGCTACTCATCATCTAcctaatgaaaatatcGTTTATAATCCTTATGGATTGAACCCTTTGGCTCCTAATAGACCAGATACCGCATTCGCTGCTACTTccaaacaacaaaatgatTTAAGTTTTTACTTACATGATGGGGATGCTAAGATTCGTATGCTACCACTCCCAATTGAAGACCCCAATGATTTCTTACCTGATAATATGAAACAGTATAGTGTTCATTTAATGGATAATTTTGTCTTTGACACAGATAATAAGACCATCGGATCAGGTGGGTCATGCGAAGTGAGGAAAGTGAAGTCTGCTTATAGacaaaaggaaatatatgctttagaaaaaattaatatgaTTTATGATGAGACTCCTGAGAAGTTTTATAAGAGATGCTCGAAAGAATTCATCATTGCTAAGACGTTGAGTcataatattcatatttgtcatagtttttatttgttgaaaGTTCCAACTACTACATATACTACACGTGGTTGGGGGTTTATAATGGAACTAGGTGTTAAAGATTTATTCCAATTGATTGAGAAGAGTGGATGGAAGAATGTCccaattaatgaaaaatattgtatATTCAAACAAATAGCAGAAGCTGTTAAATTTTGTCATGATCAAGGGATCGCACATAGAGATTTGAAACCAGAAAACGTTTTACTTTCCAAAGACGGTATTTGTAAGTTAGCTGATTTCGGTATTTCCGATTGGTATCATAAGGATCCAAATGATCTTACTAGTCCTATCAAATCTTGTGAAGGTATGATTGGTTCACCACCGTATACTCCACCGGAGGTTATGTATTGGGATAGTAAGAAACATTACCCAAAGGAATTACAAAAACCATACAATCCCTTGAGAATGGATTGTTATGCATTAGGGATAATACTTTTCACTTTAgtcaataatattattccatTCATTGATTCATGTAATACTGATCCAAGATTTCgagattttgaaaatgcttataataattatattaatCATCAAAATCCTCATTTCAGAGATAAGGGAAATTATAAACCAGGCCCAGGCCCAGAATACAGATTAGCTAAAAACTTCAAAAGTGCAGACGCATCTCGTGTAGTATGGAGATTGTCCGATCCTAATCCAGAAACAAGATATACAATGGATGATCTATTTGATGATCCATGGTTCCAATCCATTGAAACATGTGTGGAACCTGATGCCGAAAACCCAGTTCCATTACCAGAATTAAGGAAATCAACTACCCAAGATCATGATTTCTTTCTACATGATAATGACTCCAAAGATGAAATGGATAGTCAAAGTATAATTTCGTCCACTTCAATTTCTGATAATGAGCATACATCTAACccatttttaaaaaataagcCTAAGACAAGATCAATGTTAGAGATTGCTGAATCCCCAATACTTCCAAAGGTTTCGACGAAGTCAAAACATTCCTCTAAGAAACCATTATTTACTCTTgatgaagagaaaaataaaaaaagtcGAAATGATGAGGAAACAGTAAAAGGAGATGAAGATGCAGAAGACTCAGGCAAAGAACAACCAACAATGGATTCAATTTTAGAAAAACCAACTCCTTCCAATACTgtaattaattcattagaaaattcCATGgtcaataacaataaatcaAAGGTTTTAATACCACATCAAAGTCCAAATATTGGCGCCTTGTCAATATCACGTCATAATAGTATAAAATCACCAATGAGGAGAGGTACGCCAGAGAGAAGTTCGTCATCACAGTTAAGCTCTTCATCATCTCAAAGAAGTATCGAAATGACAAGcaataagaagaaaaaggtgatacatcatcatttggACGTGCAATCTACTGTGACTGCTGTACCATCTATGCTATCACTTTCATCAAGGTGA
- the MNN14 gene encoding Mnn14p (similar to Saccharomyces cerevisiae MNN4 (YKL201C) and YJR061W; ancestral locus Anc_1.509) — translation MYRYLVRSLKSPYHEILNLRTKNLKHILLSFLTIQIFLGLIIFYRNDNTLKSIVQVLTVDDFQDGTILYQKLRYNTSSIWIDDYELNKDILTIKFGPQKGKKIGSINELSFYDSDPRLIWSVYLNHLMTMDETSNDPITIPFSWYDWADFHMFNKLMSVTASQKINISCNFLMEAAFNKTVLESIENQLNEPLFSYERKKYSDPFWYKNTRKLDHSLIGIQIPNHCVPNPNGNERFNLPYIITGLYDKLRPEVYELHARNHMLNSLRHPLSLTIMNKDKTSYRVDLDRDRKANIIQSNLLSEFIESKQTLGNKQLFFDHTFIFEDFISKPIVKKLEVKIEGIDKDIYDNDFIHLKQTDFEFDPFDKIKKLETNIENLNSHEKNYLESLKYSINTNPALSPKHFDEAKNVQQVNGMGFHRDKRFYNGALIDHEQEYMQRLNSLIRNFQKFIKANGLISWLSHGTLFGYLYNGQAFPWDNDFDLQMPIRHLHYLSEHFNQSLILEDPREGNGKFLLDVGSSLTIRTKGNGENNIDARFIDVDSGIYIDITGLSVSSEKVQDNMAPYIDIEKFNEVVLQNKTKFDSTFLEEEGEGLASLSITELQSYINEHEDEFDGTIKYKIGELIKGETERKTNSKFFVNNLSRKERYFLNRQFQLYNCKNRHFSTLEMLSPLITTSFHGVDALIPHKFITSLRTEYKLPEKFGFTTFQGNVYLPELRYWFKFPILKKAANINKIFDSLNSLTSSLNDIKLSDILIVYHNLLRIGSRDLFANLYTSFDVTTYRMKEIEIQYDDSLDAIEKLKYLSLLRKQVAPNLESPNKDPVIYDYEKRLWEEYGRHVSTSKITNVCDYVDVRYANMLWEKVESLQERRLDLFKVKDNRDDTIDLNNIGLNLFTGSDKMKNTFFKEDPSLHIV, via the coding sequence ATGTATAGGTATCTTGTAAGAAGCCTGAAGTCCCCTTATCATGAAATTCTGAATTTACGAACGAAAAATCTGAAACATATACTGTTGTCATTCTTAACAATACAAATTTTCCTTggtttgataatattttatcgTAATGATAATACTCTAAAATCAATAGTACAGGTATTGACTGTAGATGATTTTCAAGATGGTACCATATTATATCAAAAATTGAGATATAATACTAGTTCAATTTGGATTGATGATTATGAActaaataaagatatattaaCCATAAAATTTGGTCCTCAGAAAGGTAAGAAGATTGGTTCAATCAATGAGCTTTCGTTCTATGACAGTGATCCAAGACTAATTTGGTCCGTATATTTAAACCATCTGATGACAATGGATGAAACAAGTAATGACCCAATTACTATACCATTTTCTTGGTACGATTGGGCTGATTTCCATATGTTCAATAAGTTGATGTCTGTCACTGCCAGTCAAAAGATTAATATATCTTGCAATTTCCTTATGGAAGCAGCTTTTAATAAGACAGTTTTAGAATCCATTGagaatcaattaaatgaacCATTGTTCTCAtatgaaagaaagaaatattcaGATCCCTTCTGGTATAAAAATACAAGAAAATTAGATCATAGCTTAATAGGGATTCAAATTCCAAATCATTGTGTACCAAATCCAAATGGAAATGAAAGATTTAATTTACCATACATCATTACAGGTTTGTACGATAAATTAAGACCAGAAGTTTATGAATTACATGCTCGTAATCATATGTTAAATTCACTTCGGCATCCACTCTCTTTAACTATAATGAACAAAGATAAAACAAGTTATCGCGTAGATTTGGATCGAGATAGAAAAGCTAATATAATTCAGTCCAATTTACTATcagaatttattgaatcaaAGCAAACTTTAGGAAATAAACAACTGTTCTTTGATCatacttttatttttgaagatttcaTATCGAAACCAATAGTAAAAAAGTTGGAAGTGAAAATAGAAGGAATCGATAAGGACATATACGATAACGATTTCATTCATTTGAAGCAAAcagattttgaatttgatccCTTCGATAAGATAAAAAAACTAGAGACAAATATCgaaaatttgaatagtCATGAGAAAAATTACTTGGAAAgtttaaaatattcaataaatacCAATCCGGCATTATCTCCCAAACATTTCGATGAAGCTAAGAATGTTCAACAAGTGAATGGGATGGGATTTCACAGAGACAAGAGATTCTATAATGGTGCATTAATTGATCatgaacaagaatatatgcaaagattgaattcattaattcggaattttcaaaaatttattaaagcGAATGGACTTATTTCTTGGTTATCTCATGGTACATTATTTGGTTACTTATATAATGGACAAGCATTCCCTTGggataatgattttgatcTACAAATGCCAATTAgacatcttcattatttgagTGAACATTTTAATCAAAGTTTGATTTTAGAAGATCCAAGAGAAGGGAATGGTAAGTTCTTGCTTGATGTTGGCTCTTCTTTGACTATAAGAACAAAGGGCAATggtgaaaataatatcgaTGCAAGATTTATTGATGTAGATTCGGGGAtttatattgatattacTGGATTATCTGTTTCATCAGAGAAAGTACAAGATAACATGGCACcatatattgatattgaaaaattcaatgaggttgttttacaaaataaaactaaGTTTGATTCTACCTTCTTAGAGGAGGAAGGAGAAGGGTTGGCATCTTTAAGTATTACTGAACTACAAAGTTATATTAATGAGCACGAGGATGAATTTGACGGGACGATAAAATACAAGATAGGTGAGTTAATAAAAGGTGAAACTGAACGTAAGACTAATTCgaaattttttgtaaataatCTTTCTCGCAAGGAAAGGTATTTCCTTAACCGTCAATTTCAACTATACAATTGTAAAAATAGACATTTCAGCACATTAGAAATGCTATCACCTTTAATTACTACATCATTCCATGGAGTTGATGCTTTAATACCGCATAAATTCATAACATCATTACGAACTGAATATAAACTTcctgaaaaatttggatttacAACTTTCCAAGGTAATGTATATTTACCTGAATTACGATATTGGTTTAAATTCCCCATTTTAAAAAAGGCAGCCAATATAAATAAGATTTTTGACAGTTTAAATTCGCTGACATCGTCCttaaatgatattaaacTTTCAGACATACTGATTGTGTACcataatttattaagaaTTGGTTCCCGTGATTTATTTGCTAATTTATATACATCATTTGACGTTACTACTTATAGAATgaaggaaattgaaattcaatatGATGATTCTCTTGATGCGATTGAAAAACTAAAATATCTATCACTATTAAGAAAACAAGTAGCACCTAATTTAGAATCACCTAACAAAGATCCAGTAATTtatgattatgaaaaaAGATTATGGGAAGAATATGGAAGGCACGTTTCAACCAGTAAAATAACTAATGTTTGTGATTATGTGGACGTAAGGTATGCAAATATGTTATGGGAGAAAGTGGAAAGTTTACAAGAGAGGAGGCTGGATCTATTCAAGGTAAAAGATAATAGAGATGATACCAtagatttaaataatattggaCTGAACCTATTTACTGGATCAgataaaatgaaaaatacGTTTTTCAAAGAGGATCCATCATTGCATATAGTTTGA
- the NDAI0A04000 gene encoding uncharacterized protein (ancestral locus Anc_1.511), whose translation MSESVFEPGYNRRESPIKEPLYRAIKVDLRVLPQEVTKPTLMKRKTDHPLNGFTQNQHEDEQGIMQATLLNNKTHGEVTDSPVVSNVYDPKNQLRSLVKNAERNKDALKRRNEHIKKMKANSRSRFGW comes from the coding sequence ATGTCCGAATCGGTTTTTGAACCTGGATATAATAGACGCGAGAGCCCTATCAAGGAACCTCTGTATCGTGCCATTAAAGTTGATCTCAGAGTACTACCACAAGAAGTCACTAAACCAACTTTGATGAAACGAAAGACGGATCATCCCCTTAATGGATTTACACAAAATCAGCATGAAGACGAACAAGGAATAATGCAAGCAACTCTGTTAAACAATAAGACACACGGCGAAGTAACAGATTCTCCTGTGGTATCTAATGTCTATGATCCAAAGAACCAACTAAGATCCCTGGTGAAGAACGCGGAACGTAATAAAGACGCTTTGAAACGTCGTAATGAACATATTAAGAAGATGAAGGCGAACTCACGCAGTAGATTTGGCTGGTAG
- the RPA12 gene encoding DNA-directed RNA polymerase I core subunit RPA12 (similar to Saccharomyces cerevisiae RPA12 (YJR063W); ancestral locus Anc_1.512) has translation MSVVGSLIFCLDCGNLLDNPSSAVDSSEIECSQCQAKYPKSKFSDLKVVTSTADDAFPSALRSKKSVVKTSLKKNELEDGAVIKEKCPKCGNDEMHYHTLQLRSADEGATVFYTCTSCGYKFRTNN, from the coding sequence ATGTCTGTTGTTGGATCCCTTATATTCTGTCTAGATTGCGGTAATTTATTGGATAACCCGAGTTCAGCAGTCGACTCATCAGAAATCGAATGTTCACAATGTCAAGCCAAATATCCTAAATCTAAATTTTCTGATTTAAAAGTGGTCACCAGCACCGCAGATGATGCATTTCCATCAGCATTAAGATCAAAGAAATCTGTGGTGAAAACATCgctgaagaaaaatgaattggaagatgGGGCTGTCATTAAGGAAAAATGTCCAAAATGTGGGAACGATGAAATGCATTATCATACTTTACAATTAAGATCTGCAGATGAAGGTGCTACCGTGTTTTATACATGCACTTCATGTGGTTACAAATTTAGAACTAATaattag
- the NTA1 gene encoding amidase (similar to Saccharomyces cerevisiae NTA1 (YJR062C); ancestral locus Anc_1.510), whose product MTTKSKVLVDLKIALVQLNSQVNQVTQNINRTWSLLNKFKEKTHKTPDIIVFPEFALTGYNFHSRDHIFPFCSLTKESESFKLAKQVSKLFNCYTVIGYPERTSTNNIDDGEPLYNSALVTSPQGNLIFNYRKSFLYQTDHDWHCHENPMGFQTFPLTFKQPNGKPDITINTSIGICMDLSPYEFEAPFIDFEFASYNLDMGTELIICPMAWLHSSSITDKSLSIIEKNEKKLEILQNLRKLDLPPYGSQNDFQFDLEKHTQKFKSLESDDYSRMDEPDLSNVDYWIRRFLPFLDLDHRTHWFQTDLIEKVLNGKDEEFLQHCPTKKSFMGARTDIPWAFKGKNMIMVNANRCGVEDGTTVFAGSSGIYKFNGKMEPGELKDNSKNHSVELLGNLGKGLEGIIMREVLFQVER is encoded by the coding sequence ATGACCACAAAATCAAAAGTTCTGGTCGATTTGAAAATCGCATTAGTACAACTAAACTCTCAAGTGAATCAAGTTActcaaaatataaatagaaCATGGTCACTTctaaataaatttaagGAAAAAACTCACAAAACCCCAGATATAATAGTATTTCCTGAATTTGCATTAACAGGTTACAACTTCCATTCAAGAGATCATATCTTCCCCTTTTGCTCCTTAACAAAAGAAAGTGAATCCTTCAAATTAGCAAAACAAGTCtctaaattattcaattgttATACTGTCATAGGATACCCTGAAAGGACATCCACAAATAACATTGATGACGGTGAACCATTATACAACTCGGCATTAGTTACATCCCCTCAGGGGAACCTCATCTTCAACTATAGAAAATCATTCTTATATCAAACAGATCATGATTGGCATTGCCATGAAAATCCAATGGGTTTCCAAACGTTCCCGTTAACTTTCAAACAACCAAATGGGAAACCTGatataacaataaatacATCCATTGGAATATGTATGGATTTAAGTCCCTATGAATTCGAAGCTCCATTCATTGATTTCGAATTCGCTTCTTATAATCTTGACATGGGGACTGAATTGATCATTTGTCCCATGGCTTGGTTACATTCCTCTTCTATAACtgataaatcattatcaatcattgaaaagaacGAAAAGAAGTTGGaaatattacaaaatttaagaaaattGGATTTACCACCTTATGGATCTCAAAATGATTTTCAATTCGATTTGGAAAAGCATACGCAGAAGTTTAAATCATTAGAGTCAGATGATTATAGTCGAATGGATGAACCGGATTTATCAAACGTCGACTATTGGATACGTAGATTCTTACCATTTTTAGATTTGGATCATAGAACACATTGGTTTCAAACTGATTTGATTGAAAAAGTATTGAATGGTAAGGATGAGGAGTTTTTACAACATTGTCCCACTAAGAAATCATTCATGGGTGCAAGAACAGATATACCATGGGCATTTAAGGGGAAGAATATGATTATGGTCAATGCTAATAGATGTGGTGTGGAAGATGGTACCACTGTCTTTGCTGGAAGTTCGGGgatatataaatttaatggTAAAATGGAACCGGgtgaattgaaagataacTCTAAAAATCATAGTGTGGAATTATTAGGGAACCTTGGTAAGGGATTGGAAGGGATAATAATGCGTGAAGTACTGTTTCAAGTGGAGAGATGA